Proteins encoded together in one Larus michahellis chromosome 4, bLarMic1.1, whole genome shotgun sequence window:
- the BMP4 gene encoding bone morphogenetic protein 4, translated as MIPGNRMLMVILLCQVLLGGTNHASLIPETGRKKVAELQGQAGSGRRSAQSHELLRGFETTLLQMFGLRRRPQPSKSAVIPSYMLDLYRLQSGEEEESLQEISLQYPERSTSRANTVRSFHHEEHLETIPGPSEAPRIRFVFNLSSVPENEVISSAELRLYREQVEEPSTAWEGGFHRINIYEVMKPLSERAQAITRLLDTRLVHHNVTRWETFDVSPAVIRWTKDKQPNHGLVIEVTHLHHAQTHQGKHVRISRSLPQGRGDWAQLRPLLVTFGHDGRGHALTRRARRSPKHQRSRKNKKNCRRHALYVDFSDVGWNDWIVAPPGYQAFYCHGDCPFPLADHLNSTNHAIVQTLVNSVNSSIPKACCVPTELSAISMLYLDEYDKVVLKNYQEMVVEGCGCR; from the exons ATGATTCCTGGTAACCGAATGCTGATGGTCATCCTACTATGCCAAGTCCTGCTAGGAGGTACTAACCATGCTAGCCTGATACCTGAGACCGGCAGGAAGAAAGTCGCAGAGCTTCAGGGACAAGCCGGATCCGGACGCcgctctgcccaaagccatgaaCTCTTGCGGGGTTTCGAAACAACTCTGCTGCAGATGTTTGGGCTGCGAAGGCGGCCTCAGCCCAGCAAGTCAGCCGTCATTCCTAGTTACATGCTGGATCTCTATCGGCTCCAGTccggagaagaggaggaaagcctCCAGGAAATTAGCCTGCAGTACCCTGAGCGATCAACCAGCCGGGCAAACACCGTGAGGAGTTTCCACCATGAAG AGCACCTGGAGACCATCCCGGGTCCCAGCGAGGCGCCCCGGATCCGCTTCGTCTTCAACCTCAGCAGCGTACCAGAAAACGAGGTGATCTCCTCGGCGGAGCTGCGGCTGTACCGGGAGCAGGTGGAGGAACCCAGCACGGCGTGGGAGGGGGGCTTCCACCGGATAAACATTTATGAAGTGATGAAGCCGCTGTCGGAGCGCGCTCAGGCCATTACGCGCCTGTTGGACACGCGTCTGGTGCACCACAACGTGACGCGCTGGGAGACCTTTGATGTGAGCCCGGCCGTGATCCGGTGGACCAAGGACAAGCAACCGAACCACGGGCTGGTGATCGAGGTGACCCACCTCCACCACGCACAGACTCATCAGGGCAAACACGTCAGGATTAGCCGATCTTTACCTCAAGGGCGCGGGGACTGGGCTCAGCTCAGGCCGCTTCTGGTCACTTTTGGGCATGACGGGCGAGGCCACGCGCTGACCCGCAGAGCCCGCCGGAGCCCCAAGCACCAGCGTTCCcgcaagaacaaaaaaaactgCCGCCGCCATGCCCTCTATGTGGATTTCAGCGACGTGGGCTGGAACGACTGGATCGTGGCACCCCCGGGGTACCAGGCGTTTTACTGCCACGGGGACTGCCCCTTCCCTCTGGCCGACCACCTCAACTCCACCAACCACGCCATCGTGCAGACGTTGGTGAACTCCGTGAACTCCAGCATCCCCAAGGCCTGCTGCGTGCCCACGGAGTTGAGCGCCATCTCCATGCTCTACCTGGATGAGTATGACAAGGTGGTCCTGAAAAACTACCAGGAGATGGTGGTGGAGGGGTGCGGGTGccgctga